A single window of Bradyrhizobium daqingense DNA harbors:
- a CDS encoding nitroreductase family protein — MPDAIELLKTRRSVKPREMTGPGPSATELETILTIGARVPDHGKLAPWRFIIFEGDARQRAGEVIAKVFARKNPGAPAADVEVERKRLMDAPLVIGIVSFTKPHPKVPAFEQELSAGASAMNIVTAATALGYGACWLTGWFSFDRDVLDGLGLKPDEKLAGFIHVGTPTKPSEDRPRPFLSEIVTRF, encoded by the coding sequence GTGCCCGATGCCATCGAACTCCTGAAGACCCGCCGCTCGGTCAAGCCGCGCGAGATGACCGGGCCCGGCCCCTCCGCAACCGAGCTCGAAACGATCCTCACCATCGGCGCCCGCGTGCCCGATCATGGCAAGCTGGCGCCCTGGCGCTTCATCATCTTCGAGGGTGACGCGCGCCAGCGTGCCGGCGAGGTGATCGCGAAGGTCTTCGCCCGGAAGAATCCCGGCGCGCCCGCCGCGGATGTCGAGGTCGAGCGCAAGCGCCTCATGGACGCGCCGCTCGTGATCGGCATCGTCAGCTTCACCAAGCCGCATCCGAAGGTGCCGGCCTTCGAGCAGGAATTGTCGGCGGGGGCCAGCGCCATGAACATCGTCACGGCCGCGACCGCCCTCGGCTACGGCGCCTGCTGGCTGACCGGCTGGTTCTCCTTTGACCGCGACGTGCTCGATGGCCTCGGCCTCAAGCCGGACGAAAAGCTCGCCGGCTTCATCCATGTCGGCACGCCGACCAAGCCGAGCGAAGACCGTCCGCGACCGTTCCTTTCGGAAATCGTGACTCGCTTTTAA
- the thrS gene encoding threonine--tRNA ligase → MTDQPKSESGFQYSLSNLKPVTPAAKVTLTFPDGARREYDKSITGLEIAKGISPSLAKRTVAMALDGVIADLDDPIEADAKIELINRDDPRALELIRHDCAHVLAEAVQSLWPGTQVTIGPVIENGFYYDFFRNEPFTPEDFAAIEKKMREIIARDKPFTKEVWDREKTKQVFRDKGEAFKVELVDAIPGNEPIKIYYQGDWFDLCRGPHMTSTGKVGNAFKLMKVAGAYWRGDSNNPMLTRIYGTAFAKQEDLDAYLKQIEEAEKRDHRKLGRELDLFHFQEEGPGVVFWHPKGWTIFQQLIAYMRRRLTGDYSEVNAPQILDKGLWETSGHWGWYRENMFAAQSAGDEAEDKRWFALKPMNCPGHVQIFKHGLKSYRDLPLRLAEFGVVHRYEPSGAMHGLMRVRGFTQDDAHIFCTEDQLAEECLKINDLILSTYADFGFTGDLIVKLSTRPEKRVGTDAMWDHAERVMATVLREIQTQNNHIKTEINPGEGAFYGPKFEYVLRDAIGRDWQCGTTQVDFNLPERFGAFYIDHDGGKKPPVMVHRAICGSMERYIGILIEHYAGNFPLWLSPVQVVVTTITSEADDYAKQVVEQARRAGLRVEIDLRNEKINYKVREHSLAKIPALLVVGKKEAETQSVSVRRLGSDGQKVMTTQEAIAALLDEATPPDVRRARGAV, encoded by the coding sequence ATGACCGACCAGCCCAAGTCCGAATCCGGCTTCCAGTATTCCCTCAGCAATCTGAAGCCCGTGACCCCCGCCGCCAAAGTCACCCTCACCTTCCCGGACGGCGCCCGGCGCGAATACGACAAGAGCATCACCGGCCTCGAGATCGCCAAGGGCATCTCGCCGTCGCTGGCCAAGCGCACGGTCGCGATGGCGCTCGACGGTGTCATCGCCGACCTCGACGATCCCATCGAAGCCGATGCCAAGATCGAGCTGATCAATCGCGACGATCCCCGCGCGCTCGAATTGATCCGCCACGATTGCGCCCACGTGCTGGCCGAAGCCGTGCAATCGCTGTGGCCCGGCACCCAGGTCACCATCGGCCCGGTGATCGAGAACGGCTTCTATTACGACTTCTTCCGCAACGAGCCGTTCACGCCGGAAGATTTTGCCGCGATCGAGAAGAAGATGCGCGAGATCATCGCGCGCGACAAACCCTTCACCAAGGAAGTCTGGGATCGCGAAAAGACCAAGCAGGTGTTCCGCGACAAGGGCGAGGCTTTCAAGGTCGAGCTGGTCGATGCCATTCCCGGCAACGAGCCGATCAAGATCTACTACCAGGGCGATTGGTTCGACCTCTGCCGCGGCCCGCACATGACCTCGACCGGCAAGGTCGGCAACGCCTTCAAGCTGATGAAGGTGGCCGGCGCCTATTGGCGCGGCGACAGCAACAACCCGATGCTGACCCGCATCTACGGCACCGCCTTCGCCAAGCAGGAGGACCTCGACGCTTACCTCAAGCAGATCGAGGAAGCGGAGAAGCGCGACCATCGCAAGCTCGGGCGCGAGCTCGACCTCTTCCACTTCCAGGAGGAAGGTCCGGGCGTCGTGTTCTGGCACCCGAAGGGCTGGACCATCTTCCAGCAGCTGATCGCCTATATGCGCCGTCGCCTCACTGGCGACTACAGCGAGGTCAACGCGCCGCAGATCCTGGACAAGGGGCTGTGGGAAACCTCGGGCCATTGGGGCTGGTATCGCGAGAACATGTTCGCGGCTCAGTCGGCCGGCGACGAGGCCGAAGACAAGCGCTGGTTTGCGCTCAAGCCGATGAACTGCCCCGGTCACGTGCAGATCTTCAAGCACGGCCTGAAGAGCTATCGCGACCTGCCGCTGCGCCTCGCCGAGTTCGGCGTGGTGCATCGCTACGAGCCCTCCGGCGCCATGCACGGGCTGATGCGCGTGCGCGGCTTCACCCAGGACGACGCCCATATCTTCTGCACCGAGGACCAGCTCGCCGAGGAATGCCTGAAGATCAACGACCTGATCCTGTCGACTTACGCCGATTTCGGCTTCACCGGCGATCTCATCGTGAAGCTGTCGACCCGTCCGGAAAAGCGCGTCGGCACCGATGCGATGTGGGACCACGCCGAGCGGGTGATGGCGACCGTGCTGCGCGAGATTCAGACGCAAAACAACCACATCAAGACCGAGATCAATCCCGGCGAAGGCGCCTTCTACGGGCCGAAGTTCGAGTACGTGCTGCGCGATGCCATTGGCCGCGACTGGCAGTGCGGCACCACGCAGGTCGACTTCAACCTGCCGGAGCGGTTCGGGGCGTTCTACATCGACCATGACGGCGGCAAGAAGCCGCCGGTGATGGTGCATCGCGCGATCTGCGGCTCGATGGAGCGCTATATCGGCATCCTCATCGAGCACTATGCCGGCAACTTCCCGCTCTGGCTGTCGCCGGTGCAAGTTGTGGTCACCACCATCACCTCGGAAGCCGACGACTACGCCAAGCAGGTCGTCGAGCAGGCGCGGCGCGCGGGCCTTCGGGTCGAGATCGATTTGCGCAACGAAAAGATCAACTACAAGGTCCGCGAGCATTCGCTGGCCAAGATCCCCGCGCTGCTCGTGGTCGGCAAGAAAGAGGCCGAGACGCAGTCGGTCTCGGTCCGCCGCCTCGGCAGCGACGGCCAGAAGGTGATGACGACGCAGGAGGCGATCGCTGCCCTCCTCGACGAGGCGACCCCGCCGGATGTCCGGCGGGCGCGCGGCGCTGTCTGA